From a single Eleginops maclovinus isolate JMC-PN-2008 ecotype Puerto Natales chromosome 20, JC_Emac_rtc_rv5, whole genome shotgun sequence genomic region:
- the cep15 gene encoding centrosomal protein 15 — translation MFSSAPEETELIEKHEEILGQRAELMEQMESLREQLRVQRGKRGEECEAAHLRNSHLLQDLQQIEDRLRGAQLPRPNFLAMETRYWASVEESLPAWEHFLLGKGPHPAPGRGHLPRRAKQRASTVTDQGLPPCPKRRTAP, via the exons ATGTTTTCTTCTGCACCCGAAGAAACTGAATTAATTGAGAAACATGAGGAAAT TTTGGGACAGAGAGCGGAGCTGATGGAGCAGATGGAGAGTCTCAGAGAGCAGCTGAGGGTCCAGAGGGGGAAGCGGGGGGAGGAGTGTGAGGCTGCACACCTCAGGAACAGCCACCTGCTGCAG GATTTACAGCAGATAGAGGATCGTCTCAGAGGAGCACAGCTGCCACGGCCAAACTTCCTGGCCATGGAG ACACGATACTGGGCGTCTGTGGAAGAGTCTCTCCCAGCCTGGGAGCACTTCCTGCTGGGTAAAGGCCCGCACCCTGCTCCTGGTCGAGGACATTTACCAAGGAGAGCCAAACAGAGAGCCAGCACAGTAACAGACCAGGGCCTGCCCCCCTGCCCTAAACGCAGGACTGCTCCTtag
- the fezf2 gene encoding fez family zinc finger protein 2, translated as MASSASLETVMSCGRTGPSAAPKSLAFSIDRIMSKSSEPKGSAEERTEGKKLFCSPIPCMIPLQPFSYDLQAKALMNYSELWRASFRGTFCGSAAAQCKGNCGMCGKSEPGMKQPLLTGSRVVKPQVLHQAVAVPNGGSLYYLNYLDSAYQQSELLAGHWFSSPQAQASLSAHHRLLLLENAKLAAVGTDKLPTPQYPHKEHLPGQLDQIVKENHGLSAEKNGVKNLSKLSSSASNAADGKPKNFTCEVCGKVFNAHYNLTRHMPVHTGARPFVCKVCGKGFRQASTLCRHKIIHTQEKPHKCNQCGKAFNRSSTLNTHVRIHAGYKPFVCEFCGKGFHQKGNYKNHKLTHSGEKQYKCSICNKAFHQVYNLTFHMHTHNDKKPFTCNTCGKGFCRNFDLKKHIRKLHDGVFSAASEASRELQS; from the exons ATGGCAAGTTCTGCTTCTCTGGAGACGGTGATGTCCTGCGGAAGGACCGGGCCCTCCGCGGCCCCTAAGAGCCTTGCCTTCTCCATAGACCGGATCATGTCCAAGAGCTCGGAGCCGAAGGGGAGCGCCGAGGAGCGCACAGAGGGGAAGAAGCTGTTCTGCTCCCCGATCCCCTGCATGATCCCGCTGCAGCCTTTCAGCTACGACCTGCAGGCCAAGGCGCTGATGAACTACTCGGAGCTGTGGAGGGCCAGTTTCAGGGGCACTTTTTGCGGCTCCGCGGCCGCTCAGTGCAAGGGGAATTGCGGGATGTGTGGCAAATCGGAGCCGGGCATGAAGCAGCCGCTACTGACGGGGAGCAGGGTGGTGAAACCTCAGGTCCTGCACCAGGCAGTGGCCGTGCCCAACGGCGGCTCGCTGTACTATCTCAACTACCTGGACTCTGCGTACCAGCAGTCTGAGCTGTTGGCCGGACACTGGTTCTCCAGCCCGCAGGCTCAGGCCTCTCTGTCGGCGCACCACAGACTGTTGCTGCTGGAGAACGCCAAACTGGCCGCTGTCGGGACCGACAAGCTTCCCACCCCTCAGTACCCGCACAAGGAGCACCTGCCGGGGCAGCTGGACCAGATAGTGAAGGAGAACCACGGCCTCAGCGCAGAGAAGAACGGAGTGAAGAACCTCAGCAAGCTCAGCAGCAGCGCGAGCAACGCGGCGGACGGAAAACCCAAAAACTTCACATGTGAAGTGTGTGGAAAG gttttTAACGCACATTACAACCTGACCCGACACATGCCGGTGCACACCGGGGCCCGGCCCTTCGTGTGCAAAGTGTGCGGTAAAGGCTTCCGGCAGGCCAGCACGCTGTGCAGACACAagatcatacacacacag GAAAAGCCTCATAAATGTAACCAGTGCGGAAAGGCGTTTAACAGAAGCTCCACGCTCAACACGCACGTCCGGATCCACGCGGGCTACAAACCCTTCGTGTGTGAGTTCTGCGGGAAAGGTTTCCATCAGAAAG GAAACTACAAGAACCACAAGCTGACCCACAGTGGAGAGAAGCAGTACAAGTGCTCCATCTGCAACAAGGCCTTCCACCAGGTCTACAACCTGACCTtccacatgcacacgcacaatGACAAGAAGCCCTTCACCTGCAATACCTGTGGGAAAGGCTTCTGTCGCAACTTCGACCTGAAGAAGCACATCAGGAAGCTGCACGACGGCGTGTTCTCCGCCGCCTCAGAGGCctccagagagctgcagagctgA